A single region of the Salipaludibacillus sp. LMS25 genome encodes:
- the mtaB gene encoding tRNA (N(6)-L-threonylcarbamoyladenosine(37)-C(2))-methylthiotransferase MtaB, whose protein sequence is MPTVAFHTLGCKVNHYETEAIWQLFQKAGYDKTDYERKSDVYVINTCTVTNTGDKKSRQVIRRAIRKNPDAVVCVTGCYAQTSPAEVMAIPGVDIVVGTQDRHKLIDYIDEFRGSREPINGVGNIMKAREYEELEVPSFTDRTRASLKIQEGCNNFCTFCIIPWARGLLRSRKLEDVLQQAKQLVKAGYKEIVLTGIHTGGYGEDMKDCSLADLLMELEKVSGLKRIRISSIEASQITDDVIAVINDSEKIVRHLHVPLQAGSDSVLKRMRRKYSTSFYKERVNRLKKALPGLAVTSDVIVGFPGESEEEFKATYDFIREIGFSELHVFPYSKRTGTPAARMDNQVDDEVKNERVHLLIELSNQQAKEYASMYEGDVLEMIPEEPDKDNPDFLTGYTDNYMKVKVPLDQSMIGEIVEVKIEQAGYPYNIGSFVNVVKDEKREVAHR, encoded by the coding sequence GCTTTTCATACGTTGGGATGTAAAGTGAATCATTACGAAACAGAAGCAATTTGGCAACTGTTTCAAAAAGCAGGCTATGATAAAACAGATTACGAACGTAAATCGGACGTTTATGTGATTAATACATGTACCGTCACGAACACAGGTGATAAAAAAAGTCGTCAAGTCATTCGACGGGCGATCAGAAAGAATCCCGATGCGGTTGTATGTGTTACAGGCTGCTATGCACAAACATCACCTGCAGAGGTTATGGCTATTCCAGGTGTAGATATTGTCGTCGGTACACAAGATCGTCATAAACTTATTGACTATATTGATGAGTTTAGGGGGAGTCGTGAACCGATTAATGGTGTAGGAAATATTATGAAAGCTCGTGAGTACGAAGAACTTGAGGTACCTTCATTTACTGATCGGACAAGGGCATCACTAAAAATACAGGAAGGGTGCAATAACTTCTGTACATTCTGTATTATCCCATGGGCAAGAGGTTTATTGCGCTCACGGAAACTAGAGGATGTCTTACAACAAGCGAAGCAGCTCGTGAAAGCTGGCTATAAAGAAATTGTACTTACTGGTATTCATACAGGTGGTTACGGTGAGGATATGAAGGATTGCAGCCTTGCAGATTTATTAATGGAGCTTGAAAAAGTTTCAGGGCTCAAAAGAATTAGAATTTCATCGATTGAAGCAAGCCAAATAACTGACGACGTGATAGCTGTCATAAATGACTCTGAGAAGATTGTCCGTCATTTACATGTTCCTCTTCAAGCTGGGTCTGATTCTGTTCTAAAACGGATGCGCAGAAAGTATTCAACTAGCTTTTATAAAGAAAGAGTTAATCGCCTTAAAAAAGCGTTGCCTGGTTTGGCTGTTACGTCCGATGTCATCGTGGGATTTCCTGGTGAATCTGAAGAGGAATTTAAAGCTACTTATGATTTTATAAGGGAGATTGGCTTTTCTGAACTTCACGTTTTTCCTTACTCGAAACGGACAGGTACACCAGCAGCACGTATGGACAATCAGGTTGATGATGAGGTTAAAAATGAACGTGTCCACCTGTTGATTGAATTATCTAATCAACAGGCAAAAGAGTACGCCTCTATGTACGAAGGAGACGTCTTAGAAATGATCCCGGAGGAGCCGGATAAAGATAATCCAGATTTCCTGACGGGATACACCGATAATTACATGAAAGTAAAAGTCCCTCTTGATCAGAGCATGATAGGAGAGATTGTGGAAGTTAAAATTGAACAAGCTGGTTATCCATACAATATAGGGTCCTTTGTCAACGTAGTGAAAGATGAAAAACGGGAAGTTGCCCATAGATAA
- a CDS encoding Na/Pi symporter → MNESVTFFTIYLALFLCGMIVMRHGLTLGFRKKMPLFLHRFADKPWKGLLTGVLASAITQSSSAVMVMTVGLVAVRAIPFHYSIGIMLGANIGTVATLEILAYDLSSISVPLLLIGGLCLFSTNEKGFATGCVLFGMAMMFISMHGFETLAYPLTSIPSIHYWFVETSQRVQLGVVTGLIMSSIVQSSSAVTAIAMSFMNEQLLGLSSAIAIMLGANIGTCITAWFASLGASKEAKMTAYAHIWVNILGVIICLPFLESFSGFISLLSSSPERQLAHAAFLFNVVSSLIFLPFSDQIARLLKWMHK, encoded by the coding sequence ATGAATGAATCAGTCACTTTTTTTACAATTTATCTAGCACTTTTTTTATGTGGTATGATCGTTATGAGGCACGGTTTAACGCTTGGTTTCAGGAAAAAAATGCCGCTTTTTTTGCATCGTTTTGCTGATAAACCTTGGAAAGGTCTTTTAACAGGGGTACTAGCTTCAGCAATCACACAAAGCAGCTCAGCTGTTATGGTTATGACCGTGGGACTCGTAGCAGTTAGAGCGATTCCGTTTCATTATTCTATCGGAATTATGCTCGGTGCAAATATTGGAACTGTCGCCACGTTAGAAATTCTTGCCTACGATTTATCTTCTATATCAGTCCCCCTATTACTAATCGGCGGTCTATGTTTGTTTTCAACCAATGAGAAGGGTTTCGCCACAGGGTGCGTCTTATTCGGCATGGCCATGATGTTTATTTCCATGCATGGTTTTGAAACACTAGCCTATCCTCTTACATCCATCCCCTCTATACACTATTGGTTTGTGGAAACAAGCCAGCGTGTTCAGCTAGGTGTTGTGACAGGTTTAATAATGAGTAGCATTGTTCAATCTAGCTCAGCTGTTACGGCTATAGCCATGAGCTTTATGAATGAGCAACTCCTAGGCTTATCGTCTGCTATTGCCATCATGCTCGGTGCAAATATCGGAACGTGTATTACCGCATGGTTTGCTAGTTTAGGAGCATCTAAAGAAGCAAAAATGACAGCTTATGCTCATATTTGGGTAAACATATTAGGAGTGATTATTTGTTTGCCATTTTTAGAAAGTTTTTCAGGTTTCATTTCTTTGCTAAGTTCGTCACCAGAGCGTCAATTGGCTCATGCGGCCTTTCTTTTTAATGTGGTGAGTTCGCTTATATTTTTGCCTTTTTCTGATCAAATTGCGCGACTTCTTAAATGGATGCACAAATAA
- the rpsU gene encoding 30S ribosomal protein S21, whose product MAETRVRKNESIDAALRRFKRTMSKEGTLAEVRKRKHYEKPSIKRKKKSEAARKRKF is encoded by the coding sequence ATGGCAGAAACTCGTGTACGTAAGAATGAATCTATCGACGCTGCTCTTCGCCGCTTTAAAAGAACGATGTCTAAAGAAGGTACATTAGCAGAAGTTCGTAAGCGGAAGCATTATGAAAAACCGAGCATTAAGCGTAAGAAAAAGTCTGAAGCAGCTCGTAAGCGTAAGTTCTAA
- a CDS encoding GatB/YqeY domain-containing protein, with product MNILDKLNQDMKDAMRNKEKQRLMVIRSVKSALQNEAINKGEDLSEDEVLTVLSREMKQRKESLHEFEQAARTDLVEKTNADIQILTEYMPSPLSDSELRQIVEETVNETGASSKADMGKVMGAIMPKVKGRADGSKVKEYVQQSLI from the coding sequence TTGAATATTCTTGATAAATTGAATCAAGATATGAAAGACGCGATGAGGAATAAAGAAAAGCAACGTTTGATGGTTATTCGATCTGTTAAATCAGCTTTGCAAAATGAGGCAATTAACAAAGGTGAAGACTTATCAGAAGACGAGGTTTTAACTGTTCTGAGTCGAGAAATGAAACAACGTAAGGAATCCCTCCATGAATTTGAACAAGCAGCGCGCACTGACTTAGTTGAAAAAACGAATGCTGACATTCAGATATTAACGGAATATATGCCATCACCACTGTCTGACAGTGAACTCCGCCAAATTGTAGAAGAAACGGTTAATGAAACAGGTGCTTCTTCAAAGGCTGATATGGGGAAAGTGATGGGAGCTATCATGCCCAAAGTAAAAGGTCGAGCAGACGGCTCTAAAGTGAAAGAGTATGTGCAACAATCACTCATATAA
- a CDS encoding nodulation protein NfeD: protein MRSFKLLFYSLFLLVAIALMIFAPPKVESGGEGDLVYVIPVEKEVERGLEAFLNRSIQTAEEAGADHIVFEVHTPGGFVDAAGNIASLVRNTEIPTTAFIVGDALSAGAYISLNANEIVMAPGTRMGSAAVIDGAGNAAEDKAQSAWLASMREAAELNGRDPVYALAMADETIDVSEYGAGEGSLLTLTPSQALEVGYAEATAENREELLEYLSMEKAEVKEAEITFAEQIARFVTHPIIIPILLSIGSLGLVLELYSPGFGVPGIMGASALFLYFYGHLVAGFAGWEAIILFGIGVVLIVLEVLSPSFGILGILGIGAILASLVISSFSLMNLLLSVVIAVIVTIIASVIFFKYASYKGPFRRVILTDQTKTEQGYVSNENRHDIIGEVGEALTILRPSGTALLNDERLDVVSEGGYIEQGRKVKVISATGSRIVVREITGEDSEKKD from the coding sequence ATGAGGTCATTTAAGCTATTGTTTTATTCATTGTTCCTATTAGTAGCTATCGCATTAATGATTTTTGCCCCACCGAAAGTGGAAAGTGGAGGGGAAGGCGATTTAGTATATGTGATCCCGGTTGAAAAGGAAGTTGAACGGGGATTAGAAGCCTTTTTAAATCGTTCTATTCAAACAGCTGAAGAAGCAGGTGCTGATCACATCGTCTTTGAGGTTCATACGCCTGGAGGATTTGTGGATGCAGCGGGTAACATTGCGTCTTTAGTTAGAAACACTGAGATACCCACAACTGCTTTTATTGTAGGTGATGCTTTATCTGCAGGCGCTTATATCTCTTTAAACGCCAATGAAATTGTGATGGCACCTGGTACACGAATGGGCTCGGCAGCGGTGATTGATGGCGCTGGAAATGCAGCTGAAGATAAAGCTCAGTCAGCATGGCTTGCAAGTATGAGGGAAGCGGCGGAGTTAAACGGGAGAGATCCTGTCTATGCCTTGGCAATGGCAGATGAAACGATCGATGTGAGTGAATATGGAGCTGGGGAAGGAAGTTTACTTACGCTAACACCTAGTCAGGCTTTGGAAGTAGGGTATGCAGAAGCCACTGCTGAAAACCGAGAGGAACTTTTAGAATACCTTAGCATGGAGAAAGCCGAAGTAAAAGAGGCAGAAATAACATTTGCTGAGCAAATTGCCCGCTTTGTTACACATCCGATTATTATCCCAATTCTCCTATCGATTGGTAGTCTTGGGCTTGTGTTGGAGCTGTATTCACCAGGCTTTGGCGTACCTGGGATTATGGGAGCTTCTGCATTATTCCTTTATTTCTATGGACACCTTGTGGCAGGTTTCGCAGGGTGGGAAGCGATCATTTTATTTGGTATCGGAGTTGTTTTAATTGTTCTAGAAGTTTTGTCGCCAAGCTTCGGCATTTTAGGTATACTGGGGATTGGCGCTATTTTGGCAAGTCTCGTCATTAGTTCGTTTTCACTAATGAACCTCCTTTTATCCGTCGTCATCGCCGTTATCGTGACCATTATTGCTTCGGTGATTTTCTTTAAGTATGCTAGCTATAAGGGGCCATTTAGACGGGTTATTTTAACGGATCAAACAAAAACAGAGCAAGGTTACGTATCAAATGAAAATCGTCATGACATTATAGGTGAAGTTGGAGAGGCATTAACGATCCTTCGACCATCAGGAACAGCGTTATTAAATGATGAACGACTTGACGTTGTCTCTGAGGGAGGATATATTGAACAAGGAAGAAAAGTTAAGGTGATATCTGCAACCGGCTCCCGAATTGTCGTACGGGAAATAACTGGTGAAGATTCAGAGAAAAAAGACTGA
- the floA gene encoding flotillin-like protein FloA (flotillin-like protein involved in membrane lipid rafts), protein MITQEIGIWIGFAFIVVVFAVLFTFVPVALWISAWAAGVKVGIFQLVGMRLRRVIPHRVVNPLIKAVKAGLDISTNKLEGHYLAGGNVDRVVNALIAAQRANIDLSFERCAAIDLAGRDVLEAVQMSVNPKVIETPFIAGVAMDGIEVKAKARITVRANIDRLVGGAGEDTVIARVGEGIVSTIGSAKNHKEVLENPDMISQTVLKKGLDAGTAFEILSIDIADIDIGKNIGAGLQTDQAEADKKIAQAKAEERRAMAVAQEQEMKARVEEMRAKVVEAEAEVPMAMSEALRSGNLGVMDYMNFNNVKADTDMRDSIGKATSDGEDEEGTTPPGARR, encoded by the coding sequence ATGATCACACAAGAAATTGGAATTTGGATAGGGTTTGCCTTTATCGTCGTTGTATTTGCAGTTCTATTTACATTTGTACCAGTAGCCCTCTGGATTTCAGCATGGGCCGCAGGCGTAAAAGTAGGTATTTTCCAGCTAGTAGGGATGAGACTCCGTCGAGTTATTCCGCACAGAGTTGTAAATCCACTCATTAAAGCCGTTAAAGCAGGTCTTGATATTAGTACAAATAAACTTGAGGGTCACTACCTTGCAGGAGGAAACGTTGACCGTGTTGTCAATGCGCTAATTGCTGCACAACGAGCCAATATTGATTTAAGCTTTGAAAGATGTGCTGCTATCGATTTAGCTGGTCGTGACGTCCTTGAAGCTGTACAAATGAGTGTAAATCCTAAAGTAATTGAAACACCTTTCATCGCAGGTGTGGCAATGGATGGTATTGAAGTTAAAGCGAAAGCTAGAATTACAGTACGTGCGAACATTGATCGTCTCGTCGGGGGGGCTGGTGAAGATACGGTAATCGCCCGAGTAGGTGAAGGGATTGTTTCAACAATTGGTTCTGCTAAAAACCATAAAGAAGTATTAGAAAACCCTGATATGATTTCTCAAACAGTGCTTAAAAAAGGCTTAGATGCAGGAACAGCATTTGAGATTTTATCCATCGATATTGCTGACATTGATATCGGCAAAAACATCGGGGCAGGTCTTCAAACAGACCAAGCTGAAGCAGATAAGAAAATTGCTCAAGCGAAAGCGGAAGAACGTCGTGCAATGGCGGTAGCACAAGAACAAGAGATGAAGGCTCGTGTTGAAGAGATGCGTGCAAAAGTTGTAGAAGCTGAAGCTGAAGTGCCAATGGCAATGTCTGAAGCCCTGCGTTCAGGAAATCTTGGTGTCATGGATTATATGAACTTTAATAATGTAAAAGCAGATACAGATATGAGAGACTCCATTGGTAAAGCAACGAGTGATGGGGAAGATGAAGAGGGAACAACGCCACCAGGAGCACGTCGCTAA
- the yqfC gene encoding sporulation protein YqfC, whose product MKRFQHWLKKWMVNYMDLPADVIMDLPRLTMIGQLHVYIENHRGVVRFTDKELRLALKEGELVISGNHFIIKTILPEEILLEGTIEHVYYEIP is encoded by the coding sequence ATGAAACGATTCCAACACTGGTTAAAGAAATGGATGGTTAATTATATGGACCTGCCCGCAGATGTGATCATGGATTTACCGCGGTTGACAATGATCGGTCAGCTTCATGTGTATATAGAAAATCATCGCGGGGTTGTACGTTTTACAGATAAAGAGCTAAGACTCGCTTTAAAAGAAGGCGAACTTGTTATTAGTGGCAATCACTTTATAATAAAAACCATCTTGCCTGAAGAAATACTTCTTGAAGGTACCATTGAGCACGTCTATTATGAAATACCATAA
- the yqfD gene encoding sporulation protein YqfD, whose translation MRNDWLHKSTGYMKIQVTYASPETFIKECQRQDVLIWKVTFQEEERFTAYVLLTDLYKLKKMAKHLSCKIKFEEKKGLPFLLKKLTGRKGLIAGVLGFIVVLILLSNMVWAIEIEGTDPAMEHELRHTLEQMGVKKGALQYFLPAPEKIQENIMNELDGVTWIGVTKHGSSYHFQVVEKEIVEERSSPGTGHLVASRKAVIHDLFVEKGNPLIKPNQVVKKGDILVSGELGKEGKTTYIAAEGEVIGEFWYKVRVKVPLSQTIETITGRTAKKHGLKIGDITVPIWGFSGLDTEDIYKEQIARKWELFGYKTPFSHVVTHEYELQSVDRDRAHKKAVAIAKEEATKKLLQMFSEDAEITGEKVLHETVDGGKVKVSLHYKIQDNIAVKQPIIQGD comes from the coding sequence GTGAGAAATGACTGGTTGCACAAATCAACTGGATACATGAAAATTCAGGTGACATATGCATCTCCGGAGACATTCATTAAGGAGTGCCAAAGGCAAGATGTATTAATATGGAAAGTGACGTTCCAAGAAGAAGAAAGGTTTACAGCTTATGTGCTGTTGACCGATCTTTATAAACTTAAAAAAATGGCCAAGCATTTGTCTTGTAAAATTAAATTTGAAGAAAAAAAAGGCTTGCCCTTTTTATTAAAGAAATTAACTGGTAGAAAAGGGCTAATAGCAGGTGTTTTAGGCTTTATTGTCGTACTGATCCTTTTATCAAATATGGTTTGGGCCATTGAGATTGAAGGAACAGATCCTGCAATGGAACATGAACTACGTCATACGTTAGAGCAGATGGGGGTAAAAAAAGGAGCCCTTCAATATTTTTTGCCTGCACCAGAAAAAATCCAGGAGAACATCATGAATGAGTTGGACGGTGTCACGTGGATCGGTGTCACAAAACACGGGTCTTCTTATCATTTTCAAGTAGTGGAAAAAGAAATAGTCGAAGAACGTTCATCTCCTGGTACAGGTCATCTTGTTGCATCAAGAAAAGCCGTCATTCATGATCTTTTTGTAGAAAAAGGGAACCCCCTCATTAAGCCGAATCAAGTGGTTAAAAAAGGCGATATTCTCGTATCTGGTGAGTTGGGAAAAGAAGGAAAAACCACGTATATAGCTGCAGAAGGAGAGGTTATTGGAGAATTTTGGTACAAGGTTCGTGTGAAGGTACCGTTAAGTCAGACCATTGAAACAATTACGGGACGAACAGCAAAAAAACACGGCCTTAAAATAGGGGATATTACTGTTCCAATCTGGGGGTTCTCAGGATTGGACACGGAAGACATATACAAAGAACAGATAGCAAGAAAATGGGAATTGTTTGGTTATAAAACCCCTTTTTCACATGTGGTGACACATGAATATGAATTGCAATCAGTAGACAGAGATCGAGCCCATAAGAAAGCTGTAGCTATTGCAAAAGAAGAAGCCACTAAAAAACTCCTGCAAATGTTTTCAGAAGATGCCGAAATCACTGGCGAAAAAGTTTTGCACGAGACAGTAGACGGTGGTAAAGTAAAAGTATCGCTGCACTATAAGATTCAGGACAACATTGCAGTGAAACAGCCCATAATTCAAGGAGACTGA
- a CDS encoding PhoH family protein: MTENTSTLVLPIQGANEAQALFGPNDNHLKRLEEFFSTTIMTRGEELTIHGDSASAEKIIDILHMLLKLIRNGLSVQERDVVYASQLAEKGMLDEMADLYEDKITLTAKGKPILAKTLGQRHYVSAIRKNDIVFGIGPAGTGKTYLAVVMAVHALKEGRVKKIVLTRPAVEAGESLGFLPGDLKEKVDPYLRPLYDALHDVFGVEHTERLMERGTIEIAPLAYMRGRTLDDSFVILDEAQNTTSEQIKMFLTRLGFGSKMVVTGDLTQIDLPRGKMSGLKSVLKILKNVEGLSFIHLEPTDVVRHTLVQKIINAYEKESETSSGRDS, translated from the coding sequence TTGACAGAAAATACAAGCACACTTGTTTTACCAATTCAAGGAGCAAATGAAGCTCAAGCACTGTTTGGTCCGAATGATAATCATTTGAAACGTCTAGAAGAATTTTTTTCGACGACTATTATGACACGAGGCGAAGAATTAACAATACATGGAGACAGTGCCTCGGCAGAAAAGATTATTGATATTTTGCACATGTTATTAAAACTCATTAGAAATGGCCTATCTGTTCAAGAACGAGATGTGGTATATGCTTCACAATTAGCTGAAAAAGGTATGCTCGATGAAATGGCTGATTTGTATGAGGATAAAATAACTCTTACAGCTAAGGGGAAACCAATTCTTGCGAAAACATTAGGTCAGAGACATTATGTATCAGCCATTCGAAAAAATGACATTGTCTTTGGGATTGGCCCAGCGGGTACTGGGAAAACCTATTTAGCTGTTGTCATGGCAGTCCACGCGTTAAAAGAAGGGCGAGTCAAGAAAATCGTTTTAACTCGTCCGGCAGTTGAGGCAGGTGAAAGTCTCGGCTTTTTACCTGGTGATTTAAAGGAGAAAGTAGACCCTTATTTAAGACCATTGTACGATGCGCTTCATGACGTATTTGGGGTGGAACATACCGAAAGACTAATGGAAAGAGGCACGATTGAAATCGCGCCGCTAGCATATATGAGGGGCCGCACACTGGATGATTCTTTTGTCATATTAGATGAGGCACAAAACACAACGTCTGAACAAATAAAAATGTTTTTAACAAGACTTGGATTTGGTTCAAAAATGGTTGTTACAGGAGACTTAACACAAATTGATTTGCCGCGAGGTAAAATGTCCGGGTTAAAATCAGTTTTAAAAATACTTAAGAATGTAGAAGGCTTATCATTCATACATTTAGAGCCCACAGACGTTGTCCGTCATACACTCGTCCAGAAAATCATTAATGCCTATGAAAAAGAAAGTGAAACGTCTTCTGGACGCGATTCGTAA
- a CDS encoding HD family phosphohydrolase → MAKRSSIDHQTWWKNLKNHRYLRIFIFVFLGIFTYGMLVSNVIPETLEVDQGTVSDQDIRSPLTIENKLETERLQQEASEAVEPVYSKKTRYAQNQLERIQDIFHSVEQVQNQIDEKMTEIEEKTTNSNEDDMALEEISDSEQLDLLEELLPAETIEQVSDDAFLTLLETTDENLETAQETTTSAVYDVMEEEIPMDEVDDAKERVESKVAIATVSPDLLEAMIEISRFGITANYMMDEDATQEARESAIEAVEPVMIREGQLLVEEGQVITGEIYQQLSLVGLTEEVPLYYPYVGLAIIISLLIAMLAYYLNDAKTSLQTNNTHLLMYSTIYMLSLILLKLVSLTYVIDLNGITFLAPVAMGTMLLTTLLQSRVAIFTSMTFAIIASIMFNGESSGIVNYTHGIYIFFSGLAGVFFLSKSQRMMRMLQTGIFVSFINILVVIAILLLKNAQYGWFDIGTNVGFAFLSGFISVVLAIGLLPFFEAGFGVLSPTKLIELSNPNHPLLRKILLEAPGTYHHSVVVANLAEAACESVGANGLLARVGSYYHDIGKTRRPHFFIENQMKIENPHDNMSPHLSKTIIISHPYDGADMLKSHKLPKAIVDIAEQHHGTSLLKYFYHKAKQTDAKEEIEEEEFRYPGPKAQSKEAALVGFADCVEAAVRSMQHPTTEKIESLVRKILLDRLTDGQFDDCDLTLKELNKAAISMCETLQGTFHSRIEYPEDDLSKKEDNV, encoded by the coding sequence ATGGCAAAACGATCATCTATTGATCACCAAACATGGTGGAAAAATTTAAAAAACCATCGTTATTTACGTATCTTTATCTTTGTGTTTTTAGGAATCTTTACGTATGGGATGCTCGTCTCAAATGTGATACCAGAGACGTTAGAAGTTGACCAAGGAACGGTGTCTGACCAAGATATACGCTCGCCATTAACGATTGAAAATAAGCTAGAAACTGAACGGTTACAACAGGAAGCATCTGAAGCTGTGGAACCCGTTTATTCAAAAAAAACGAGATATGCTCAAAATCAACTTGAAAGAATTCAAGACATTTTTCATTCGGTGGAACAGGTACAGAATCAGATTGATGAAAAAATGACTGAAATTGAAGAAAAAACGACTAATTCTAATGAAGATGACATGGCGCTTGAAGAGATTTCTGACTCAGAACAGCTTGATTTACTTGAGGAGCTTCTTCCAGCTGAAACAATCGAGCAAGTATCGGATGATGCCTTTTTAACTTTGTTGGAAACGACAGATGAAAATTTAGAGACTGCTCAAGAAACCACTACTAGTGCAGTGTATGATGTCATGGAAGAAGAAATTCCAATGGATGAAGTAGATGATGCAAAAGAAAGGGTTGAAAGTAAGGTTGCAATTGCAACTGTTAGTCCAGATTTGCTTGAAGCCATGATTGAAATTTCTCGCTTCGGTATTACGGCAAACTACATGATGGACGAAGATGCTACACAAGAAGCACGAGAGTCAGCCATAGAAGCAGTAGAACCTGTTATGATACGAGAAGGTCAGTTGCTAGTAGAAGAAGGTCAGGTTATTACAGGAGAAATTTATCAGCAATTATCTCTTGTAGGATTAACTGAAGAGGTCCCTTTATACTATCCTTATGTAGGCCTTGCTATTATTATTAGTCTATTAATAGCAATGCTCGCCTATTACTTAAATGACGCAAAAACCTCTTTACAAACAAATAATACGCATTTGTTAATGTATAGTACGATTTATATGCTGTCGCTTATACTGTTGAAGCTTGTTAGTTTGACGTATGTCATCGATCTTAACGGTATAACCTTCTTAGCACCAGTCGCTATGGGAACAATGCTTCTTACGACGTTGCTCCAATCGAGAGTTGCTATTTTTACAAGTATGACATTCGCTATTATTGCTAGCATTATGTTTAATGGTGAGAGCTCAGGTATCGTTAATTACACTCACGGTATCTACATCTTTTTTAGCGGTCTGGCAGGAGTCTTTTTCTTAAGTAAGTCACAACGGATGATGCGGATGTTACAAACAGGAATCTTCGTTTCGTTTATTAATATTTTAGTGGTAATTGCTATCCTTCTCTTAAAGAACGCCCAATATGGATGGTTTGACATTGGTACAAACGTCGGTTTTGCCTTCTTATCCGGCTTTATCTCTGTCGTGTTGGCGATTGGATTATTACCATTTTTTGAAGCAGGGTTCGGAGTTTTGTCTCCAACTAAACTCATTGAATTGTCTAATCCTAACCACCCTCTTTTAAGGAAAATATTACTAGAAGCTCCAGGTACGTATCATCATAGTGTTGTCGTCGCGAACCTAGCCGAGGCTGCTTGTGAATCTGTAGGAGCTAACGGGTTATTAGCACGAGTCGGTTCTTATTACCATGATATTGGGAAAACAAGACGGCCACACTTCTTTATAGAAAATCAGATGAAGATTGAAAATCCACATGATAACATGTCACCACATTTAAGTAAAACCATTATTATTTCTCACCCTTATGATGGGGCTGACATGCTTAAATCTCATAAGCTTCCAAAAGCAATTGTGGATATTGCAGAACAGCATCATGGGACCTCTCTGCTAAAATATTTTTATCATAAAGCGAAACAAACGGATGCTAAGGAAGAAATAGAAGAAGAAGAATTTAGGTATCCAGGCCCTAAAGCGCAATCAAAAGAAGCGGCACTCGTTGGATTTGCTGACTGTGTAGAAGCAGCTGTTAGATCAATGCAACACCCTACAACAGAAAAAATTGAAAGTCTTGTTCGTAAAATATTATTAGATCGGTTAACAGACGGTCAATTTGATGATTGTGATCTTACGTTAAAAGAGTTAAATAAAGCGGCTATCTCAATGTGTGAGACGTTGCAAGGAACGTTCCATTCAAGAATTGAATATCCAGAAGACGATTTGAGTAAAAAGGAGGATAATGTGTGA
- the ybeY gene encoding rRNA maturation RNase YbeY, whose translation MNRYTIDLLDETEQLTDVEKSLVVDVLNTALTEEKMKEEAEVSVTFVTDERIHELNRDYRDKDQPTDVLSFALNEGDDNISGGPASHLLGDIIISVPRAKVQSDEYGHDIKRELCFLAVHGFLHLIGYDHETDHDEKEMFTKQEDILQKHGLKK comes from the coding sequence GTGAATCGATACACGATTGATCTATTAGATGAGACAGAGCAATTAACAGATGTGGAAAAGAGTCTTGTCGTTGACGTGCTTAATACGGCGCTAACTGAAGAGAAAATGAAAGAAGAAGCTGAAGTATCAGTAACGTTTGTTACGGATGAACGTATACACGAATTAAACCGAGACTACCGTGATAAAGACCAGCCAACAGATGTGTTGTCTTTTGCGTTAAATGAGGGGGATGATAATATTAGTGGAGGGCCTGCTTCTCATTTATTAGGGGATATCATTATCTCAGTGCCACGGGCAAAAGTCCAGTCTGACGAATACGGCCATGATATAAAACGAGAACTGTGTTTTTTAGCAGTTCATGGATTTCTTCATCTCATTGGCTATGACCACGAAACTGACCATGATGAAAAAGAGATGTTTACTAAACAAGAGGACATTTTGCAAAAACATGGGCTCAAGAAATAA